The Parafrankia irregularis genome window below encodes:
- a CDS encoding PA14 domain-containing protein — translation MSAADLRRPKRARARRGPARRRRRILVAVLVFALVDLGALLLVAPSANAITCPAGQWAADYYEGTSLTGTPAGSRCDSEIYFTWTDQGPGIGGLGTENFSVRWTQTVTFPAEGTYTFTGVADDGIRVILDGTTVINGWVDQGPTAYTAEPHITAGQHQVVVEYYQHGAGSVVAFDWSGGPPPTASCEPDQWSAAYYAGRTLSGTPTLQCETAVNHDWGAGAPGVGTLGVDNFSVRWIRTDTFEAGPVTFTATADDGIRVWLDNTLVIDEWRDQGTPTFTGTVPAVTAGEHTIKVEYYEAGGGAVARVSYAGAPPPASVCQATQWSASYFAGTALAGNAVAQRCEDAVDHDWGEGTPGLPGIGADNFSARWTRTDTFQAGQVTFNATADDGIRVWLDNTLVIDEWRDQGPEPYSETVDVTAGTHTIKVEYYEKGGGALVRAGYTTTVETGVSACTSIEWSAAYFNNRTLAGAPVAERCEAPLSYDFGETGPGVGGLGGYNFSARWLRTDRFRGGTTTISATADDGVRVWLDNTKVIDEWRAQGPTTFTATVPVTEGVHTVRVEYYQGDGGGLVRASYTGGGAPGPLPAPPPGGCTSNCQGSWTVLPYEAPVRSIHATVLRTGNVLLVAGSGNNQQNFENGVLTSKVWNPNTGAFADVPTADDLFCVGHTQLSDGRILLAGGTRAYPTPTENYYGLDVTYIFDPIAGTYEIVGDMPGGGHWYPSLVNLGNGDVFATGGLNETGSGNVSVEMWDDSAQRWKQLNEVQQTYSYWGLYPNMILMSDGRLFYAGTHTFGNALPGTSGSEIYDLDAGTITEVAGLRDIDFRDQGGTVLLPPAQAQKVMTLGGGNSYSPLDPTAKTDIIDLSAPDPSWTAGPDLAAGKMYVSPVILPDGKVFETGGAKHNYNEYAVHEASMYDPVTNTFTPMPADPLNRMYHSSAFLLPDGRVAAIGNNPSDGSFDLGISVYSPWYMNRARPTISDAPAQFDYGGNYDLTVSGGIGRATLIRPSSVTHSSDPNQRSVDLPITGTGTSISVEMPTNPNLVPPGYYMLFVQDSSGVPSVARWVHVG, via the coding sequence GTGTCAGCAGCTGATCTGCGCCGACCGAAGCGAGCCCGGGCCCGTCGCGGCCCGGCTCGCCGGCGTCGCCGAATCCTGGTGGCCGTGTTGGTGTTCGCGCTGGTCGACCTCGGTGCGCTGCTGCTGGTGGCGCCCTCGGCGAACGCGATCACCTGCCCGGCCGGACAGTGGGCCGCGGACTACTACGAGGGCACCAGCCTGACCGGCACACCTGCCGGCTCACGCTGCGACAGCGAGATCTACTTCACCTGGACGGACCAGGGCCCCGGCATCGGCGGCCTGGGCACGGAGAACTTCTCGGTGCGGTGGACGCAGACCGTCACCTTCCCCGCCGAGGGCACCTACACCTTCACCGGCGTGGCCGACGACGGGATCCGGGTGATCCTCGACGGCACGACCGTCATCAACGGCTGGGTGGACCAGGGGCCGACCGCCTACACAGCCGAGCCGCACATCACGGCCGGTCAGCACCAGGTGGTCGTCGAGTATTACCAGCACGGCGCCGGATCCGTCGTGGCCTTCGACTGGTCCGGTGGCCCGCCACCGACGGCGTCGTGTGAGCCTGACCAGTGGTCGGCCGCCTACTATGCCGGGCGGACCCTGTCGGGCACCCCGACCCTGCAGTGCGAGACGGCCGTCAACCACGACTGGGGCGCCGGCGCGCCAGGGGTCGGCACGCTCGGGGTGGACAACTTCTCGGTGCGCTGGATCCGGACCGACACCTTCGAGGCGGGGCCGGTGACCTTCACCGCCACCGCCGACGACGGGATCCGGGTGTGGCTCGACAACACCCTGGTCATCGACGAATGGCGCGACCAGGGCACGCCGACGTTCACCGGGACCGTCCCCGCGGTCACCGCGGGTGAGCACACGATCAAGGTCGAGTACTACGAGGCCGGCGGGGGAGCGGTCGCCCGGGTCAGCTACGCGGGCGCGCCACCGCCGGCCTCGGTGTGCCAGGCCACCCAGTGGTCGGCGTCCTACTTCGCGGGCACCGCGCTCGCCGGCAACGCGGTCGCGCAGCGCTGCGAGGACGCGGTCGACCACGACTGGGGGGAGGGCACGCCCGGCCTGCCCGGTATCGGGGCGGACAACTTCTCGGCGCGCTGGACCCGGACCGACACCTTCCAGGCCGGTCAGGTGACGTTCAACGCCACCGCCGACGACGGGATCCGGGTGTGGCTCGACAACACCCTGGTCATCGACGAATGGCGTGACCAGGGTCCGGAGCCCTACTCGGAGACCGTCGACGTCACCGCCGGCACGCACACCATCAAGGTCGAGTACTACGAGAAGGGCGGCGGCGCGCTGGTCCGCGCCGGCTACACCACGACCGTCGAGACCGGTGTGTCGGCGTGTACGTCGATCGAGTGGTCCGCGGCCTACTTCAACAACAGAACGCTCGCCGGTGCTCCGGTCGCCGAGCGGTGCGAGGCTCCGCTGAGCTACGACTTCGGTGAGACCGGCCCGGGTGTGGGGGGCCTCGGCGGCTACAACTTCTCCGCCCGGTGGCTGCGCACCGACCGGTTCCGCGGCGGGACGACGACCATCTCCGCCACCGCCGACGACGGGGTGCGGGTGTGGCTCGACAACACCAAGGTCATCGACGAGTGGCGGGCCCAGGGGCCGACGACCTTCACCGCGACCGTCCCCGTCACCGAGGGCGTGCACACCGTGCGGGTGGAGTACTACCAGGGCGACGGCGGTGGTCTCGTCCGGGCCAGCTACACCGGTGGCGGCGCACCCGGCCCGCTGCCCGCACCGCCGCCCGGCGGCTGCACCTCGAACTGCCAGGGCTCGTGGACGGTGCTGCCCTACGAGGCACCCGTCCGATCCATTCACGCGACTGTTCTGCGCACCGGGAACGTGCTGCTGGTGGCCGGCTCCGGCAACAACCAGCAGAACTTCGAGAACGGCGTCCTGACGTCCAAGGTGTGGAACCCGAACACCGGTGCCTTCGCGGACGTCCCCACCGCGGACGACCTGTTCTGCGTCGGTCACACCCAGCTTTCCGACGGGCGGATCCTGCTCGCCGGCGGCACCAGGGCCTACCCGACGCCGACCGAGAACTACTACGGCCTGGACGTCACCTACATCTTCGACCCGATCGCCGGCACCTACGAGATCGTCGGGGACATGCCCGGCGGCGGGCACTGGTACCCGAGCCTGGTCAACCTCGGCAACGGGGACGTCTTCGCCACCGGCGGCCTCAACGAGACCGGTTCGGGCAACGTCTCGGTCGAGATGTGGGACGACAGCGCGCAGCGCTGGAAGCAGCTCAACGAGGTCCAGCAGACCTACTCCTACTGGGGCCTCTACCCGAACATGATCCTGATGTCGGACGGGCGCCTGTTCTACGCCGGCACGCACACGTTCGGCAACGCGCTGCCCGGGACGTCCGGCTCGGAGATCTACGACCTGGACGCCGGCACGATCACCGAGGTCGCCGGGCTGCGCGACATCGACTTCCGTGACCAGGGCGGCACCGTTCTGCTGCCCCCGGCGCAGGCCCAGAAGGTGATGACGCTGGGCGGCGGGAACTCGTACAGCCCGCTGGACCCGACCGCGAAGACCGACATCATCGATCTCAGCGCCCCCGACCCGTCGTGGACGGCGGGCCCGGATCTCGCCGCCGGGAAGATGTATGTCAGCCCGGTGATCCTGCCCGACGGCAAGGTCTTCGAGACCGGCGGCGCGAAACACAACTACAACGAGTACGCCGTGCACGAGGCATCCATGTACGACCCGGTGACGAACACGTTCACCCCGATGCCGGCCGACCCGCTCAACCGGATGTACCACTCGTCGGCCTTCCTGCTGCCCGACGGCCGGGTCGCGGCAATCGGTAACAACCCGTCGGACGGCTCTTTCGACCTCGGTATCTCCGTGTACTCGCCGTGGTACATGAACCGTGCACGTCCGACCATTTCCGACGCCCCGGCCCAGTTCGACTACGGCGGCAACTACGACCTGACGGTCAGCGGTGGCATCGGCCGCGCCACGCTGATCCGTCCGTCCTCGGTCACCCATTCGTCCGACCCGAACCAGCGCAGCGTCGACCTGCCGATCACCGGCACGGGCACGTCGATCTCGGTCGAGATGCCGACGAACCCCAACCTGGTGCCACCCGGCTACTACATGCTGTTCGTCCAGGACTCGTCCGGTGTCCCGTCGGTGGCCCGATGGGTGCACGTCGGATGA